Proteins encoded by one window of Bacillota bacterium:
- the rplA gene encoding 50S ribosomal protein L1, with the protein MPERGKKYQETAKLVDRSKLYEPTEAVKLARETARAKFDETIEAHVRLGVDPRHSDQQVRGAVVLPHGTGKTKRVLVFAKGEKAKEAEDAGADFVGAEEMAEKIRGGWLDFDVTVATPDMMGTLGKLGKILGPKGLMPNPKTGTVTFDVARAVREIKAGKVEYRVDKTGIVHVPIGKASFEQEKLAQNLGVLMDALIKAKPSGAKGQYLKSITLASTMGPGIRVNPGQVGVLTTER; encoded by the coding sequence ATGCCCGAGAGGGGAAAGAAGTATCAGGAGACTGCGAAGCTCGTAGACCGCTCGAAGCTTTATGAGCCTACCGAGGCGGTCAAGCTCGCGCGAGAGACGGCGCGCGCGAAGTTCGATGAGACCATAGAGGCGCACGTGCGCCTTGGCGTAGATCCACGGCACTCGGATCAGCAGGTCCGCGGGGCAGTGGTGCTGCCGCATGGAACGGGCAAGACCAAGCGCGTCCTGGTCTTCGCAAAGGGCGAGAAGGCGAAGGAAGCTGAGGACGCGGGCGCGGACTTCGTTGGGGCCGAGGAAATGGCAGAGAAGATCAGAGGCGGCTGGCTCGATTTCGACGTGACCGTGGCCACTCCCGACATGATGGGAACCCTGGGTAAGCTCGGTAAGATACTTGGCCCTAAGGGGCTGATGCCGAATCCCAAGACAGGCACGGTCACGTTCGATGTGGCGAGGGCGGTCCGAGAGATCAAAGCCGGCAAGGTAGAATACAGGGTCGACAAGACCGGGATCGTCCACGTTCCAATTGGGAAAGCTTCGTTTGAGCAGGAGAAGCTCGCACAGAATCTCGGAGTGCTCATGGATGCTCTCATCAAGGCTAAGCCCTCGGGGGCGAAGGGCCAATACCTGAAGAGCATCACACTTGCGTCTACCATGGGCCCAGGGATCCGTGTTAATCCCGGGCAGGTGGGAGTGCTCACGACCGAGAGATAA
- the rplJ gene encoding 50S ribosomal protein L10: MPTAEKAKTIEELEAKMATASVVVLADFRGLNVAQVTKLRRKLLEAGIEYKVVKNTLAKIAADHAGIEGLDPYLEGPTAMAFGAQDPVAPAKILPREVQEDLRRSHGVL, translated from the coding sequence GTGCCGACTGCCGAGAAGGCAAAGACTATCGAGGAACTGGAAGCCAAGATGGCCACGGCCAGTGTGGTGGTGCTCGCAGACTTCCGCGGGCTGAATGTCGCCCAGGTCACGAAGCTTCGCCGCAAACTCCTAGAGGCTGGGATCGAGTACAAGGTTGTCAAGAACACCCTTGCGAAGATTGCTGCGGACCACGCGGGCATCGAGGGACTCGATCCGTATCTCGAGGGGCCAACCGCCATGGCCTTCGGGGCTCAGGACCCCGTGGCTCCGGCGAAGATCCTCCCGAGAGAAGTCCAGGAGGATCTTCGCCGGAGCCACGGGGTCCTGAG
- the rplL gene encoding 50S ribosomal protein L7/L12, with protein sequence MTKEEIIAAIETMNVLELAELVKALEEKFGVSAAMPVAAAAGPVATAGPAAAPLEEKTEFDVILVTAGDKKIPVLKVVRELTGLGLKEAKDLVDNAPKAVKEGIKKEEAEAIKAKLVEAGATVEIK encoded by the coding sequence ATGACCAAGGAAGAGATCATTGCTGCCATTGAGACGATGAACGTTCTGGAACTTGCTGAGCTGGTCAAGGCTCTTGAGGAGAAGTTCGGCGTCAGCGCCGCCATGCCGGTGGCCGCCGCAGCAGGCCCTGTGGCCACAGCAGGCCCCGCCGCCGCGCCCCTTGAGGAGAAAACCGAGTTCGATGTGATTCTGGTGACTGCGGGCGACAAGAAGATCCCCGTGCTCAAGGTCGTGCGAGAGCTCACAGGGCTCGGCCTGAAGGAGGCAAAGGATCTCGTGGATAACGCGCCCAAGGCTGTCAAGGAAGGCATCAAGAAGGAAGAGGCTGAGGCCATCAAGGCCAAGCTCGTCGAGGCCGGGGCGACCGTCGAGATTAAGTAG